The Daucus carota subsp. sativus chromosome 2, DH1 v3.0, whole genome shotgun sequence genome includes a window with the following:
- the LOC108206711 gene encoding protein HOTHEAD — protein MALVWKPSMMITIFLLFLTSSQGKTSNYWDNEYPFIRYASSFPPPPSPASSSASTSVEEKAYDYIIVGGGTVGCPLAATLSQNFSVLLLERGGVPFANPNVSFLQNFHISLADVSPTSASQFFVSSDGVYNARARVLGGGTCLNAGFYTRPSARDIRRLNLDAKLVNESYPWIEDQIVHMPKFSPWQRAVKDGLLDVGISPDNGFTYDHLYGTKVGGTIFDRYGRRRTAVELLRSANSKKLDVLIHATAQKILFDKTGKKPRAVGVVFKDETGRQHQAFLSRRRGSEIIVSSGALGSPQLLLLSGIGPRKDLQKLNIPVVHHNELVGKGMSDNPMNTVFVPFNRHVEQTLIQTVGITKIGVYIEASSGFGQSSDNISCHHGMLSAEIGQLSTLPPKQRTRDAIEAYKRNKRNLPHEVFKAGFILQKLASPKSTGELSLKNTNVDDNPHVSFNYFSHPEDLQQCVDGIRLVEKLLASKHLTSFMPPDKESFEKLLNLSVQANVNFIPKHTNDTKSVEQFCKDTVITIWHYHGGCHVGKVVSPDYEVLGVHRLRVLDGSTFSHSPGTNPQATLLMMGRYMGLKILRQRLGRAAGF, from the exons ATGGCTTTAGTTTGGAAGCCCTCAATGATGATCACCATCTTTCTTCTATTCCTCACCTCTTCTCAAG GAAAGACATCTAATTATTGGGATAATGAATACCCATTCATCAGATATGCAAGTTCTTTTCCACCACCACCGTCACCAGCATCGTCTTCAGCATCAACAAGTGTTGAAGAGAAGGCGTATGACTACATAATAGTCGGCGGTGGCACGGTTGGATGTCCGTTGGCTGCTACATTGTCACAGAACTTCAGTGTTTTGTTGCTAGAAAGAGGGGGAGTTCCATTTGCAAACCCGAATGTGTCGTTTTTGCAGAACTTCCATATTTCTCTGGCAGATGTTTCTCCAACCTCTGCCTCCCAGTTCTTTGTTTCTTCCGATGGAGTTTATAATGCCAGGGCTAGAGTTTTGGGTGGAGGCACTTGCCTCAATGCTGGATTTTACACCAGGCCAAGCGCAAG GGACATCAGAAGGCTAAATTTGGATGCCAAACTGGTTAATGAGTCGTATCCATGGATTGAGGATCAGATTGTTCACATGCCTAAGTTTTCTCCTTGGCAGAGAGCGGTGAAGGATGGTCTATTGGATGTTGGAATTTCACCTGATAACGGATTCACCTATGATCATTTATACGGAACCAAGGTTGGTGGAACCATCTTTGACAGATATGGTCGTCGTCGCACAGCTGTAGAACTACTTAGGTCAGCCAACTCGAAGAAACTTGATGTTTTGATTCATGCAACAGCCCAGAAGATTTTGTTTGACAAAACAG GGAAAAAACCCAGGGCTGTTGGGGTTGTATTCAAAGACGAAACTGGGAGGCAGCATCAAGCATTTCTTTCAAGGAGGCGGGGAAGTGAAATTATAGTATCATCTGGAGCCCTTGGGAGCCCACAACTTCTACTACTTAGCGGCATTGGACCAAGGAAGGACCTTCAAAAATTGAACATCCCTGTGGTGCATCATAATGAGCTCGTTGGGAAAGGCATGTCAGACAACCCTATGAATACGGTATTTGTTCCTTTCAACAGGCATGTGGAGCAGACCTTGATTCAAACTGTAGGAATTACCAAGATCGGCGTCTACATTGAGGCTAGTAGTGGATTTGGGCAATCTTCTGATAACATTTCTTGCCACCATGGAATGTTATCTGCCGAG ATTGGGCAGCTTTCGACCTTGCCTCCGAAGCAAAGGACAAGAGATGCTATAGAAGCTTATAAAAGAAACAAGCGTAACCTTCCACATGAAGTGTTTAAAGCAGGTTTTATCTTACAAAAGTTAGCCAGCCCAAAGTCAACAGGGGAACTGAGCCTGAAGAACACTAATGTTGACGATAACCCCCACGTCTCCTTCAACTACTTCAGCCACCCTGAAGATCTACAACAATGTGTGGATGGTATTCGACTTGTTGAGAAGCTTCTTGCCTCAAAACACCTTACCAGCTTCATGCCGCCTGACAAAGAATCCTTCGAGAAGCTGCTAAACTTGAGTGTCCAGGCCAATGTCAATTTCATCCCTAAGCATACCAATGATACCAAGTCAGTGGAGCAATTCTGCAAGGACACTGTGATCACAATCTGGCACTACCATGGTGGATGCCACGTCGGTAAGGTGGTCAGCCCAGACTACGAGGTTCTTGGTGTGCATAGGCTTCGCGTGCTTGATGGTTCCACATTTTCCCACTCTCCAGGCACTAATCCTCAAGCCACTCTACTGATGATGGGAAG GTACATGGGATTGAAAATACTGAGACAGCGGCTGGGGAGAGCAGCTGGTTTCTGA
- the LOC108206117 gene encoding NDR1/HIN1-like protein 13, which translates to MADRVFPSKPPAATATNGTAAATTTGANPAFPATKAQQFTATRPAYRPTPYHNRRRRSFCCRCCLWTTLLLVILITLAAIFGAIVYVIYRPHRPSFSVSSLHLSQFNLSSSSHLTAKYNLTIKARNPNKKITFFYNPIQVKISSNGVNVGAGTIPAFNQGKKNTTTLKSTVSATSQSVDADSLNLKSKKSVLLKIQMDTKLRVKIFGTKTKKIRIRVKCDAIRANLPTGKTATVANTANMKCKVDLRFKIWKITI; encoded by the coding sequence ATGGCAGACAGAGTGTTCCCATCTAAACCTCCCGCCGCCACCGCCACCAACGGCACTGCCGCCGCTACTACCACCGGCGCCAATCCGGCTTTTCCGGCGACAAAAGCGCAACAGTTCACCGCCACGCGCCCAGCCTACCGTCCCACGCCGTACCACAACCGTCGCCGCCGCAGCTTCTGTTGCAGATGCTGCCTCTGGACGACTCTACTGCTCGTCATTTTAATCACACTTGCCGCTATTTTCGGCGCCATCGTCTACGTCATCTACCGGCCCCACCGCCCCTCATTCTCCGTCTCGTCTCTCCACCTCTCTCAGTTCAATCTCTCTTCATCTTCTCACCTCACGGCCAAATACAACCTCACGATCAAAGCGCGTAACCCtaacaaaaaaattactttCTTCTACAACCCGATCCAGGTCAAGATCAGCTCTAACGGCGTCAACGTCGGCGCCGGCACGATTCCGGCGTTCAATCAGGGGAAGAAGAACACGACCACGCTCAAGTCAACTGTGTCTGCTACTAGTCAAAGCGTGGATGCCGATTCTCTGAATTTGAAGAGTAAGAAGAGCGTGTTACTCAAGATACAGATGGATACGAAGCTGAGAGTGAAGATTTTTGGAACGAAGACGAAGAAGATCAGAATTAGAGTGAAATGTGACGCAATTCGAGCTAATTTGCCGACCGGAAAGACGGCGACGGTTGCGAACACGGCGAATATGAAGTGCAAGGTGGATCTGCGGTTCAAGATCTGGAAAATTACGATATGA
- the LOC108207729 gene encoding LOB domain-containing protein 22, with protein sequence MNTNTNVNKTHNNNNNFIYNNKSTPPSSTPTPAPAATNNNIIRSNGNQACAACKYQRRKCAPDCILAPYFPHDRQQQFLNAHKLFGVSNITKIIRYLDQPDKDEAMRTIIYQSDVRANDPVGGCYRIIRELQRQIEYNRAELQLVLHQLAYCRAQNQHNVNLLHSNNSGSFEHMMATNHNDDVQQHYQERDDQVQQPDGQDQQEYVLQNGDEDCDQVQFEEINSWEGTENSLALEVKKDCDAGAENSQEDVHVKPDLDDNDKREELRYEVEEKSFDSVNKFRLKTTPAI encoded by the coding sequence ATGAACACCAACACCAACGTTAACAAAACTCACAATAACAAcaacaattttatttataacaataaaTCAACACCACCTTCTTCTACTCCTACTCCTGCTCCTGCTGCTACAAATAATAACATCATAAGGTCCAACGGTAACCAGGCTTGCGCTGCTTGTAAATACCAACGCAGAAAGTGCGCTCCCGACTGCATTCTCGCACCGTATTTCCCTCACGATCGGCAACAACAATTCCTCAACGCCCATAAATTGTTTGGCGTCAGCAACATTACTAAGATTATTCGGTATCTCGATCAGCCTGACAAGGACGAGGCCATGCGCACCATTATTTACCAGTCGGATGTTCGGGCTAATGACCCTGTTGGCGGTTGTTATCGGATTATACGTGAGCTGCAGCGTCAGATTGAATATAATCGAGCTGAGCTGCAGCTCGTGCTTCACCAGCTGGCTTATTGTCGTGCTCAGAATCAGCATAATGTCAATCTTCTCCATTCCAATAATAGTGGCTCTTTTGAGCATATGATGGCCACCAATCATAATGACGATGTGCAACAACATTATCAGGAACGCGATGATCAGGTTCAGCAACCGGATGGTCAGGATCAACAGGAGTATGTGTTGCAGAATGGGGATGAGGATTGTGATCAGGTACAGTTTGAGGAGATTAATTCGTGGGAAGGGACGGAGAATTCCCTGGCTTTGGAGGTTAAGAAGGATTGCGATGCTGGTGCAGAGAATTCTCAAGAGGATGTTCATGTGAAGCCGGATTTGGATGATAATGATAAGAGAGAGGAGTTGAGATATGAAGTGGAGGAAAAATCATTCGACAGTGTTAACAAATTTAGGCTCAAAACGACTCCTGCTATATAG
- the LOC108206704 gene encoding mediator of RNA polymerase II transcription subunit 9 translates to MENSYSGGSWSMIPNMMSQHSNPATPSSSNNQEVNNNLYLQQQQFQQPQFQSQQQQLVQNQFQQQQHSPMLPPPQRYQSPQQYQSPQQYQSPQQQQQQQQNQHQSLASHFHLLHLVENLGDAIENGTRDQHSDALVNELNNHFEKCQQLLNSISGSINSKAMTVDGQKRKVEESEHLLNQRRDLLMNYRNAMDDLIKTDL, encoded by the exons ATGGAGAATTCATACAGCGGAGGCAGCTGGTCAATGATCCCCAACATGATGAGTCAACACAGCAACCCCGCCACTCCTTCCTCTTCCAACAATCAAGAAGTCAACAACAATCTTTAccttcaacaacaacaatttcaACAACCTCAATTTCAATCTCAGCAACAGCAGCTTGTCCAGAATCAGTTTCAACAGCAACAACATTCTCCGATGTTGCCGCCGCCACAACGTTATCAAAGTCCCCAACAGTACCAGAGCCCTCAGCAGTACCAAAGCccacaacagcagcagcagcagcaacagaaTCAGCATCAGTCTCTCGCTTCTCACTTTCATCTCTTACAT TTGGTGGAGAATTTAGGGGATGCGATTGAAAATGGGACCCGTGATCAGCATTCCGATGCTTTG GTCAATGAGTTGAACAACCATTTTGAGAAGTGCCAGCAGCTTTTGAACTCCATTTCCGGGTCTATCAACTCTAAAGCAATG ACAGTTGATGGGCAAAAACGCAAAGTGGAAGAAAGCGAGCACTTGTTAAACCAACGAAG GGACTTGCTCATGAATTATAGAAATGCAATGGACGACCTTATCAAAACTGATCTGTGA
- the LOC108205607 gene encoding protein indeterminate-domain 11 isoform X2 has protein sequence MSNISSASGNQTSASSGVNLIAHEINQPPLKRKRNLPGNPDPDAEVIALSPTTLMARNRFVCEICNKGFQRDQNLQLHRRGHNLPWKLKQRNSKEAVRKKVYVCPETSCVHHEASRALGDLTGIKKHFSRKHGEKKWKCERCNKRYAVQSDWKAHSKTCGTKEYRCDCGTIFSRRDSFITHRAFCDALAEETTKSIPALAASANANPVHQPAAPTSTTSTSDNVNNNSSLPPQLFNNLTHHFNAFSMKKEQQQQQIPQWLAPLGLAPHAQTPMTTYNHQQQFTDHHQISPYHQHLTQPITSPDNPNPNPSSTGPGPTRASPYIMKSVTADMTSPHMSATALLQKAALMGATMSTQTSTSSLPSMSMIGLMKPHQPQAEESHAAATAAAPSHQDRHLVFDQGSRVTPFQEFAFKTAGNDDGMTRDFLGLRPLSNSEILDIANLQPNYMNPNNTSKSADHTVI, from the exons ATGTCGAATATAAGTAGTGCATCAGGTAATCAAACAAGTGCTTCCTCGGGTGTCAATCTTATAGCTCATGAAATCAACCAACCACCACTAAAGAGAAAGAGAAATTTACCAGGAAACCCAG ACCCGGATGCAGAAGTGATAGCACTGTCGCCAACAACCCTAATGGCAAGGAACCGATTTGTATGCGAAATATGTAACAAGGGTTTCCAGAGGGATCAGAATCTGCAGTTGCACAGAAGAGGGCACAATCTGCCGTGGAAGTTGAAGCAGAGAAACAGCAAGGAGGCGGTGAGAAAGAAAGTGTATGTGTGCCCGGAAACAAGCTGCGTGCACCATGAGGCTTCAAGGGCGCTTGGAGACCTGACCGGAATAAAGAAGCATTTCTCCAGAAAGCACGGGGAGAAGAAGTGGAAATGTGAGCGATGTAATAAGCGGTATGCAGTTCAGTCTGACTGGAAAGCTCATTCCAAGACCTGTGGCACCAAAGAGTACAGATGTGACTGTGGAACCATCTTCTCTAG GAGAGACAGTTTTATAACACACAGAGCCTTCTGTGATGCTCTAGCAGAAGAAACTACCAAGTCAATTCCTGCTCTTGCTGCTTCTGCAAATGCTAATCCAGTTCATCAACCTGCAGCACCAACTAGTACTACTAGTACTTCAgataatgttaataataattCATCACTTCCACCCCAATTATTCAACAACTTGACCCATCACTTCAATGCCTTCTCCATGAAAAaagagcagcagcagcaacaaatTCCACAATGGCTAGCTCCTCTGGGCCTGGCCCCACATGCACAAACTCCCATGACTACTTACAATCACCAACAACAATTTACTGATCATCATCAGATATCACCTTATCATCAACATCTCACTCAGCCAATCACCTCTCCAGATAATCCAAACCCTAACCCTAGCTCCACTGGACCCGGACCCACTCGTGCCTCGCCTTATATCATGAAATCTGTAACAGCAGACATGACCTCCCCACACATGTCTGCAACAGCATTGCTTCAAAAAGCAGCTCTGATGGGTGCAACCATGAGCACCCAAACTAGCACGTCATCGCTACCGTCCATGAGCATGATCGGCTTGATGAAACCCCACCAACCTCAAGCTGAG GAATCACATGCAGCAGCAACTGCAGCTGCACCCTCACATCAAGATCGTCATTTGGTTTTTGATCAAGGGTCAAGAGTAACTCCCTTTCAAGAGTTTGCATTTAAGACAGCTGGAAATGATGATGGAATGACCAGAGATTTTCTTGGTCTCAGGCCTCTTTCAAATTCCGAGATTCTCGATATAGCTAATTTGCAGCCTAACTATATGAATCCTAACAATACTAGTAAATCTGCTGATCATACCgttatttaa
- the LOC108205607 gene encoding protein indeterminate-domain 7 isoform X1: protein MSNISSASGNQTSASSGVNLIAHEINQPPLKRKRNLPGNPDPDAEVIALSPTTLMARNRFVCEICNKGFQRDQNLQLHRRGHNLPWKLKQRNSKEAVRKKVYVCPETSCVHHEASRALGDLTGIKKHFSRKHGEKKWKCERCNKRYAVQSDWKAHSKTCGTKEYRCDCGTIFSRRDSFITHRAFCDALAEETTKSIPALAASANANPVHQPAAPTSTTSTSDNVNNNSSLPPQLFNNLTHHFNAFSMKKEQQQQQIPQWLAPLGLAPHAQTPMTTYNHQQQFTDHHQISPYHQHLTQPITSPDNPNPNPSSTGPGPTRASPYIMKSVTADMTSPHMSATALLQKAALMGATMSTQTSTSSLPSMSMIGLMKPHQPQAEEASRVLSSFNNKDAYNSCLTMEQESHAAATAAAPSHQDRHLVFDQGSRVTPFQEFAFKTAGNDDGMTRDFLGLRPLSNSEILDIANLQPNYMNPNNTSKSADHTVI from the exons ATGTCGAATATAAGTAGTGCATCAGGTAATCAAACAAGTGCTTCCTCGGGTGTCAATCTTATAGCTCATGAAATCAACCAACCACCACTAAAGAGAAAGAGAAATTTACCAGGAAACCCAG ACCCGGATGCAGAAGTGATAGCACTGTCGCCAACAACCCTAATGGCAAGGAACCGATTTGTATGCGAAATATGTAACAAGGGTTTCCAGAGGGATCAGAATCTGCAGTTGCACAGAAGAGGGCACAATCTGCCGTGGAAGTTGAAGCAGAGAAACAGCAAGGAGGCGGTGAGAAAGAAAGTGTATGTGTGCCCGGAAACAAGCTGCGTGCACCATGAGGCTTCAAGGGCGCTTGGAGACCTGACCGGAATAAAGAAGCATTTCTCCAGAAAGCACGGGGAGAAGAAGTGGAAATGTGAGCGATGTAATAAGCGGTATGCAGTTCAGTCTGACTGGAAAGCTCATTCCAAGACCTGTGGCACCAAAGAGTACAGATGTGACTGTGGAACCATCTTCTCTAG GAGAGACAGTTTTATAACACACAGAGCCTTCTGTGATGCTCTAGCAGAAGAAACTACCAAGTCAATTCCTGCTCTTGCTGCTTCTGCAAATGCTAATCCAGTTCATCAACCTGCAGCACCAACTAGTACTACTAGTACTTCAgataatgttaataataattCATCACTTCCACCCCAATTATTCAACAACTTGACCCATCACTTCAATGCCTTCTCCATGAAAAaagagcagcagcagcaacaaatTCCACAATGGCTAGCTCCTCTGGGCCTGGCCCCACATGCACAAACTCCCATGACTACTTACAATCACCAACAACAATTTACTGATCATCATCAGATATCACCTTATCATCAACATCTCACTCAGCCAATCACCTCTCCAGATAATCCAAACCCTAACCCTAGCTCCACTGGACCCGGACCCACTCGTGCCTCGCCTTATATCATGAAATCTGTAACAGCAGACATGACCTCCCCACACATGTCTGCAACAGCATTGCTTCAAAAAGCAGCTCTGATGGGTGCAACCATGAGCACCCAAACTAGCACGTCATCGCTACCGTCCATGAGCATGATCGGCTTGATGAAACCCCACCAACCTCAAGCTGAG GAGGCCAGTAGGGTTTTGTCTTCATTCAACAATAAAGATGCTTATAATTCTTGTCTTACTATGGAGCAGGAATCACATGCAGCAGCAACTGCAGCTGCACCCTCACATCAAGATCGTCATTTGGTTTTTGATCAAGGGTCAAGAGTAACTCCCTTTCAAGAGTTTGCATTTAAGACAGCTGGAAATGATGATGGAATGACCAGAGATTTTCTTGGTCTCAGGCCTCTTTCAAATTCCGAGATTCTCGATATAGCTAATTTGCAGCCTAACTATATGAATCCTAACAATACTAGTAAATCTGCTGATCATACCgttatttaa
- the LOC108205607 gene encoding protein indeterminate-domain 11 isoform X3, translating into MARNRFVCEICNKGFQRDQNLQLHRRGHNLPWKLKQRNSKEAVRKKVYVCPETSCVHHEASRALGDLTGIKKHFSRKHGEKKWKCERCNKRYAVQSDWKAHSKTCGTKEYRCDCGTIFSRRDSFITHRAFCDALAEETTKSIPALAASANANPVHQPAAPTSTTSTSDNVNNNSSLPPQLFNNLTHHFNAFSMKKEQQQQQIPQWLAPLGLAPHAQTPMTTYNHQQQFTDHHQISPYHQHLTQPITSPDNPNPNPSSTGPGPTRASPYIMKSVTADMTSPHMSATALLQKAALMGATMSTQTSTSSLPSMSMIGLMKPHQPQAEEASRVLSSFNNKDAYNSCLTMEQESHAAATAAAPSHQDRHLVFDQGSRVTPFQEFAFKTAGNDDGMTRDFLGLRPLSNSEILDIANLQPNYMNPNNTSKSADHTVI; encoded by the exons ATGGCAAGGAACCGATTTGTATGCGAAATATGTAACAAGGGTTTCCAGAGGGATCAGAATCTGCAGTTGCACAGAAGAGGGCACAATCTGCCGTGGAAGTTGAAGCAGAGAAACAGCAAGGAGGCGGTGAGAAAGAAAGTGTATGTGTGCCCGGAAACAAGCTGCGTGCACCATGAGGCTTCAAGGGCGCTTGGAGACCTGACCGGAATAAAGAAGCATTTCTCCAGAAAGCACGGGGAGAAGAAGTGGAAATGTGAGCGATGTAATAAGCGGTATGCAGTTCAGTCTGACTGGAAAGCTCATTCCAAGACCTGTGGCACCAAAGAGTACAGATGTGACTGTGGAACCATCTTCTCTAG GAGAGACAGTTTTATAACACACAGAGCCTTCTGTGATGCTCTAGCAGAAGAAACTACCAAGTCAATTCCTGCTCTTGCTGCTTCTGCAAATGCTAATCCAGTTCATCAACCTGCAGCACCAACTAGTACTACTAGTACTTCAgataatgttaataataattCATCACTTCCACCCCAATTATTCAACAACTTGACCCATCACTTCAATGCCTTCTCCATGAAAAaagagcagcagcagcaacaaatTCCACAATGGCTAGCTCCTCTGGGCCTGGCCCCACATGCACAAACTCCCATGACTACTTACAATCACCAACAACAATTTACTGATCATCATCAGATATCACCTTATCATCAACATCTCACTCAGCCAATCACCTCTCCAGATAATCCAAACCCTAACCCTAGCTCCACTGGACCCGGACCCACTCGTGCCTCGCCTTATATCATGAAATCTGTAACAGCAGACATGACCTCCCCACACATGTCTGCAACAGCATTGCTTCAAAAAGCAGCTCTGATGGGTGCAACCATGAGCACCCAAACTAGCACGTCATCGCTACCGTCCATGAGCATGATCGGCTTGATGAAACCCCACCAACCTCAAGCTGAG GAGGCCAGTAGGGTTTTGTCTTCATTCAACAATAAAGATGCTTATAATTCTTGTCTTACTATGGAGCAGGAATCACATGCAGCAGCAACTGCAGCTGCACCCTCACATCAAGATCGTCATTTGGTTTTTGATCAAGGGTCAAGAGTAACTCCCTTTCAAGAGTTTGCATTTAAGACAGCTGGAAATGATGATGGAATGACCAGAGATTTTCTTGGTCTCAGGCCTCTTTCAAATTCCGAGATTCTCGATATAGCTAATTTGCAGCCTAACTATATGAATCCTAACAATACTAGTAAATCTGCTGATCATACCgttatttaa